The sequence CCTCAAATTACTCGAAAAAGCAGGAGTGGTTTAACTAAGAGCGGGCATGGGGAATAGGGCATTGGGCATAGCTTACAGAGTGATGGGTTAATGTGATGATGATTTTTATTTTCTTCCTCCCTCACTCCCTCACTCCCTCACTCCTTCTTCCCCCTCTCCCCCATGCCCCATGCCCAATTCCCAATTCCCCACATACAAATAGGAGTATAAAAAAGTGTCAAAGGCGGCTCGTCCCCCGTTATTTCTGACTATCGCGGCAGTGGTGGTAGCAATCGCGATCGCTTTACCGTTGTTTTATCTGGTGATTCGTGCAACGTATGCTGGTGGTGAGGAGTTGTGGCAATTATTTACCCGCCAGCAAAATCTGATTATTTTATTCAATAGTATTGTTTTGATGGCGGTGGTAGCATTGCTATCTGCAGTAATTTCTGTTCCTTTGGCATTTTTAACTGTGCGAACGGATTTACCAAAACGACGTTTTTGGTTGATAGCAACCACATTACCTTTAGCCGTACCCAGTTATGTTGGCAGTTTTGCGTTGATTGGGGCTTTTGCACCTCGCGGCAGTTTTCTGCAAATTCTACTCGAACCTTTAGGTGTGGAAGAGTTACCTTCTATTTATGGTTGGTTTGGGGCAATTCTGGCATTAACTTTGTTTACTTATCCTTATATGCTATTAAGTCTGCGTTCGGCACTGCAAGGGTTAGACCCTTCTTTGGAAGAAGCAGCTCGCAGTATGGGTTACAACAGTAGAGATACTTTTATCAAAGTAGTTTTACCACAGCTTAACCCATCATTGATTGCCGGAGGATTATTAGTAGCTTTGTATGCTTTGCGAGATTTTGGTACCCCTTCCCTAATGCAGTTCGATGCTTTTACCCAAGCTATTTTTATTCAATATCAAGCCAGCTTTAACCGCGATGCAGCTGCGGCTTTATCTTTGGTATTGGTAACAATAGTAATGTTTATGTTGTGGCTGGAATATCGAATGCGTTCCCGTGCAGCATACTATACTCGCGGTACATCATCATTTCGTCCGGCAAAGCTAGTTAAATTAGGAGCGTGGAAATTACCAGCTCTGCTGTTTTGCGGATTAATTACTTTCTTGGGTGTGGTGCTGCCAGTAATCACCATTATATTTTGGTTAATTCAAGGATTTGTGACTGAATACGAATTTATTGATTTACTGCAACCAACGGTTAATTCAATTACAGCAGCAGGATTAGCAGCTATTGTTACGACTTTATTTGCTTTACCAATTGCCATACTATCAGTTAGATTTCCTTCTAAAATGATTGCTGTAATTGAACGTTCAACGTATATTTGTTTTGGCGTTCCGGGAATTGTTGTTGCTCTATCCTTGGTATTTTTTGGTGCTAATTATTTACCGATATTATACCAAACTTTACCCATGTTGATTTTTGCTTATTTGGTATTATTTCTACAGCAATCAATTGGAACTGTGCGTACTTCTTTACTGCAAGTCAATCCTCAAATAGAAGAAGCATCGCGTAGTTTAGGTAAATCATCTTGGCAAACTTTAAAACAAGTCACTTTACCTTTAGTTAGTCCGGGTATTTTCAGCGGTACTGTATTAGTCTTTCTCACAGCAATGAAAGAATTACCCGCTACTATGCTGCTTTCACCAACCGGCTTTGATACTCTTGCCGTCGAAATTTGGAAAGCTACAGAAAACGTTGATTTTGCGGATGCCGCAGCAGGTTCATTAATGATATTAATAGTATCTATGGCATCAACTTTTGTTGTTTTATCTCAAGATAAAAGTAATCAAAAAGTATAAAAATAAATAATCATTTTATAATTAAAAGTTGATTTGAATATTAGTTTTTCAGACAAAATAATTTAAATTATCATTTAATTGTAAGACAATAACGATTGTAATTAAATGCAAGCAATGAGACTTTGATGCCCATTTTCATGATTTATTGTTAAATTTGAATTGTATTGAAATATATCTATAATCATTCAATTGTGACTATAAAAATTAAAACACAACTGTATTATAACTGATTATTTTCTGTACTTAATTACCAATCACCAACTACCAATTACCAATTACCAACTACCAACTACCAATTACCAACTACCAATTACCAACTACCAATTACCAACTACCAATTACCAACTACCAATTACCAATTACCAAAAACCGAAAATGCAAAAAGAAATTATTAGTTTACGAAATATCACCAAATTTTTTACAGGAAGTGAAAACCCTGCGGTAAATAATGTCTCTTTCTCGTTAAAGCAAGGGGATATACTAGCTTTAGTGGGTCCTTCGGGTTGCGGTAAGACAACTTTATTGAGAATCATTGGTGGTTTTGAATCTCCGCAACAGGGAGAAGTACTAATTGGAGAAGAAAAAGTTTGTTGCCCTATAGCTTGGGTACCACCAGAAAAACGGGATATCGGAATAGTGTTTCAAGATTACGCACTTTTTCCCCATTTAACGGTAAAGGAAAACGTAGCCTTTGGATTAAAAAATCTAGATAAAAATCAAGTTGAAAAACGGGTTTCGGAAGTATTAAACTTGGTAGGACTGACGAATTTTGCAACTCGTTATCCTTACGAACTTTCTGGGGGACAACAACAACGAGTAGCTTTAGCTCGTGCTTTAGCACCAAAACCAAAATTAATGCTTTTGGACGAGCCACTGTCTAATCTTGATATTCAAGTTAGATTGCAGTTGCGAGAAGAAATTCGAGATATTCTCAAACTTGCTGGCACATCGGCAATTTTTATTACCCACGACCAAGAAGAAGCTTTAGCAATTGCAGACGTAGTAGGAGTTATGCGTCAGGGACACTTAGAACAAATAGGCACACCAGAAGAAATTTACAGCCATCCAGCATCCCGATTTGTGGCAGAATTTGTTACTCAAGCTAATTTTTTACCAGCCCGCCGTCAAGGTAATGATTGGGAAACGGAAATAGGTTGTTTTGAAATTCAAGGGAATCATGGCTGCAATACGGGAGAAATAATGATTCGCCAAGAAGATTTTATTATAGAACCAGATAATGAAGCCGAAGTCAAAATTACCAAACGGCGATTTTTAGGAAGAGAATACCGTTATTGTTTAGAAACTCCTTCCGGTAGAGAAATTCACGCTAGAACAATGGTTGATACAATAATACCCGAAGGAACATTTGTGAAAATATCAATCGCAGATGATGCGGTGAAAGTGTTTTTGGAGGAAGGGTAATTGGTAATTGGTAATGGGGGATGGAGAATTAGAAGGTAGGTTGGGTTGAGGAAAGAAACCCAACATTTTAGCGCGGCTATCGCAACTACGAACCTTTATCCAACCCAGTAGTCATCAATTCTTCAACAACGGATAATAAAGCTCTCCTTGATTCACAATCGCACCAGCGCGATCGCCTGCTTGTTTACCAATACCGATATAGTAATCAACTCTACCAGGACTTTTGATTGCACCTCCGGTATCTTGATCGAGAACGTAGCGACTTACCAAACGCTGTTCAATTTGACCTTGATTGATAAATGGGAATTTTGCGCGTATTATAGCTAATGCACCGGGAGGCATTAAGGATTTATCTGTAGCAATTGACCTTTCTGGGGTAACTGGAACATTGAGACTACCGATTGCAGCAGCATCTTTAGTATCTTTAAAAAATATAAAACGGGGATTTCTAGGTAAATATTTATCTTGGCTTTCGGGATTTTCTTCTAGGTAATTAAGAACTTTTTCTAGAGTAATTCCTTCTTGTTCTAATTTCCCATCTTTAATTAATTCTTTCCCCAAACTGACATATTCATGGTCGGTATTTCCTGCATAATTAATTGAAGTGGTAGTACCATCAGAAAATTCCAAAACCGCAGAGCCTTGAACTTGAGCGATAAAAGCATCTATGCGGGATTTTAACCAAAATAATTCCAAACCTTTAAGTTTACCTTTTTCTGCTTGTAAAGCATCTGCACCTTCCAATTCTAAACGAGTGGGATGGGGTTTACTCCAACTATTAAAATCATCCGGTAAGCGATAAACTGGGTAGCGATATTCTGCTGTTGGTTTGCGACTGGCTTGGTAAATTGGTTTGTAATAACCAGTAAATAAAATATTTCCTTGATTATCCGAACCGATAGATTTATAAAATACAAATTCTTCGTTAACAGCAGCCTGTAATTCTTCAGCATTTTGAGAATTAACAACTAATTCACGAAATCTTTTCAAGCTTTTTTCAACTCTTTCTCGGGTGATTTCGGGAACAATATATTTTTGATAAGCTTCTTTTGCTTGTGGTGTTTGCAGATAGCCTAAACTATAATCAATTGCTTTCAATAAATTTTGCTTATCTCCATTTTCTCCCCAGATTTGATTGTCAAGAAAATATTTATCATCTTGTGGTGACGTTTGTAATGATAAAGGTGCTTGAGTAGAAGTAGTTTGAGGTTCTGCGGTTGGCGTTTGATTATCTTGGCTGATTTGCTGTTGATTGTTACAAGCTATTAAAGGTAAGCAGCAAAGACAAGTTGCAAAAATTAGCTTTGTTAATTTATGAGAATAATGTAGTTTAGATTGCATTATCTGTGAATTTTGGGAATTTAATCTTTAATATAATTTAGATTAATTGATTATAAATAAGAATTTGTTCGTAGTTGCGCTGTCTTCGCTTCTTATTGTTGGCGCTGAAGCGCAACTACGAACAACTACATAATATTTTAATCAACCCCCAATCTGCGACATTGTTCTACCATAAGCAGCAACTGTTCCCCTATCCCTTTCTTTGAAATTTATTTCTTCTTTGAGAAACAATAAATCTCTAACTTGCTCTCTTAATTGATAAACATCAACTCCATTTCGCAAAGCATCTTTTAAATTAATTTGACCAGTTTCATTTAACAAACATGGACGCAACCAACCATCCGCAGATAAACGAATGCGGTTACATTTATCGCAAAAACATTCTGACATCTGCGAAATAAATCCTAAAGTACCTTTAGCACCAGGAATTTGAAAAACGTCTGCGGGACCATTTCCTTTAATTCTAGATTCAATTAAGCCGAATTTTTGCGAAATACCTTCGCGTAATTGCGCTGAAGGAACCCAGGCAGATTCATTAAATAATTTACTATTGCCAATTGGCATAAATTCAATAAAACGAACGTGCCAATTACGCTCAATTGTCAAAGCAGCTAAATCGA comes from Rivularia sp. PCC 7116 and encodes:
- a CDS encoding iron ABC transporter permease, whose product is MSKAARPPLFLTIAAVVVAIAIALPLFYLVIRATYAGGEELWQLFTRQQNLIILFNSIVLMAVVALLSAVISVPLAFLTVRTDLPKRRFWLIATTLPLAVPSYVGSFALIGAFAPRGSFLQILLEPLGVEELPSIYGWFGAILALTLFTYPYMLLSLRSALQGLDPSLEEAARSMGYNSRDTFIKVVLPQLNPSLIAGGLLVALYALRDFGTPSLMQFDAFTQAIFIQYQASFNRDAAAALSLVLVTIVMFMLWLEYRMRSRAAYYTRGTSSFRPAKLVKLGAWKLPALLFCGLITFLGVVLPVITIIFWLIQGFVTEYEFIDLLQPTVNSITAAGLAAIVTTLFALPIAILSVRFPSKMIAVIERSTYICFGVPGIVVALSLVFFGANYLPILYQTLPMLIFAYLVLFLQQSIGTVRTSLLQVNPQIEEASRSLGKSSWQTLKQVTLPLVSPGIFSGTVLVFLTAMKELPATMLLSPTGFDTLAVEIWKATENVDFADAAAGSLMILIVSMASTFVVLSQDKSNQKV
- a CDS encoding ABC transporter ATP-binding protein — protein: MQKEIISLRNITKFFTGSENPAVNNVSFSLKQGDILALVGPSGCGKTTLLRIIGGFESPQQGEVLIGEEKVCCPIAWVPPEKRDIGIVFQDYALFPHLTVKENVAFGLKNLDKNQVEKRVSEVLNLVGLTNFATRYPYELSGGQQQRVALARALAPKPKLMLLDEPLSNLDIQVRLQLREEIRDILKLAGTSAIFITHDQEEALAIADVVGVMRQGHLEQIGTPEEIYSHPASRFVAEFVTQANFLPARRQGNDWETEIGCFEIQGNHGCNTGEIMIRQEDFIIEPDNEAEVKITKRRFLGREYRYCLETPSGREIHARTMVDTIIPEGTFVKISIADDAVKVFLEEG
- a CDS encoding murein transglycosylase A, whose product is MQSKLHYSHKLTKLIFATCLCCLPLIACNNQQQISQDNQTPTAEPQTTSTQAPLSLQTSPQDDKYFLDNQIWGENGDKQNLLKAIDYSLGYLQTPQAKEAYQKYIVPEITRERVEKSLKRFRELVVNSQNAEELQAAVNEEFVFYKSIGSDNQGNILFTGYYKPIYQASRKPTAEYRYPVYRLPDDFNSWSKPHPTRLELEGADALQAEKGKLKGLELFWLKSRIDAFIAQVQGSAVLEFSDGTTTSINYAGNTDHEYVSLGKELIKDGKLEQEGITLEKVLNYLEENPESQDKYLPRNPRFIFFKDTKDAAAIGSLNVPVTPERSIATDKSLMPPGALAIIRAKFPFINQGQIEQRLVSRYVLDQDTGGAIKSPGRVDYYIGIGKQAGDRAGAIVNQGELYYPLLKN